In Ipomoea triloba cultivar NCNSP0323 chromosome 15, ASM357664v1, one genomic interval encodes:
- the LOC116007441 gene encoding uncharacterized protein LOC116007441 produces MPSLQTALPPELANNTIRLYRECLRRAKYIGSKQYNTKLLIDMVRQQFRNNMHEKDPEKIQKLKDDAARGLINHMLYESEQLSGRKFSKSS; encoded by the exons ATGCCGTCTCTTCAAACAGCGCTGCCTCCTGAACTTGCCAATAACACCATTCGA CTCTATCGCGAATGTCTTCGTCGAGCTAAGTATATTGGTAGTAAG CAATACAACACAAAGCTGCTCATTGATATGGTAAGGCAGCAGTTCAGAAACAACATGCACGAGAAAGATCCAGAGAAGATTCAAAAGCTCAAGGACGA TGCTGCAAGAGGCCTCATAAATCACATGTTATACGAGTCTGAGCAGTTGAGTGGCCGGAAATTCAGCAAGAGCTCATAG